Proteins co-encoded in one Papaver somniferum cultivar HN1 chromosome 5, ASM357369v1, whole genome shotgun sequence genomic window:
- the LOC113280018 gene encoding uncharacterized protein LOC113280018 gives MDEEIDALLQNDTWKEFAINDLGELYFFLGIQAQRSSASVSWSQEHYVTNLLYTTIIRLDIAYAVNRACQDMQNPTNADWSAIKRIIRYLQGTVSYGLQFKRLLFLQLQAYSDADWAGAMTYKRSTSGMIFLGPNLISWCSRKEKTVSISSTEVEYHALTDATYELISLGPVFA, from the exons ATGGATGAAGAGATTGATGCTTTATTGCAGAATGACACTTGGAA GGAGTTTGCCATAAATGATTTAGGTGAGTTGTATTTTTTCTTGGGTATTCAAGCTCAAAGGAGTTCTGCAAGTGTTTCATGGTCTCAAGAACATTATGTCACTAATTTGCTG TATACAACAATAATTCGACttgacattgcttatgctgttaATAGAGCTTGTCAAGACATGCAAAATCCTACTAATGCAGATTGGTCAGCTATCAAAAGGATAATAAGATATTTACAGGGTACAGTTTCCTATGGATTACAGTTTAAAAGATTACTCTTTCTTCAGTTGCAGgcatattcagatgctgattgggctggtGCCATGACTTACAAGCGCTCAACAAGTGGAATGATTTTTCTTGGTCCAAATCTCATTTCCTGGTGTTCTAGAAAAGAGAAGACTGTTTCTATATCTAGTACAGAGGTAGAATATCATGCATTAACAGATGCAACATATGAATTAATTAGTTTGGGTCCAGTCTTTGCTTAA